TGTTGCCCCTCCCTCTTCCAATACAAACAATTGTTGCCCCTCCCTCTTCCAATACAAACAATTGTTGCCCCCTCCCTCTTCCAATACAAACAATTGTTGCCCCTCCCTCTTCCAATAAGGACAATTGTTGCCCCTCCCTCTTCCAATAGAAACAATTGTTGCCCCTCCCTCTTCCAATACAAACAATTGTTGCCCCCTCCCTCTTCCAATACAAACAATTGTTGCCCCCTCCCTCTTCCAATACAAACAATTGTTGCCCCTCCCTCTTCCAATACAAACAATTGTTGCCCCTCCCTCTTCCAATACAAACAATTGTTGCCCCTCCCTCTTCCAATACAAACAATTGTTGCCCCCTCCCTCTTCCAATACAAACAATTGTTGCCCCTCCCTCTTCCAATACAAACAATTGTTGCCCCTCCCTCTTCCAATACAAACAATTGTTGCCCCTCCCTCTTCCAATACAAACAATTGTTGCCCCTCCCTCTTCCAATAACCATCTGCTCATCACCGCTCTCTAGTGGTGGTGGAAGGGTAATGCAGAGGCTGTATATCCATTACTCATTACAGCGGTCTCCTTACAAGGAAAGCAACAGTTTAGCGCTCTCCAACAGAAATGAAAATGTCTGCTGTCGTTCTCTATCCTTTATCTAAATGGTGATCAAGAACTGAACTCATATCAAAAGGGTTGACACATGTATTGATCCCGAGACAGTTGGCAATGGCATGCCCAGGCTATCCAGATGTGTTTAAGAGATCAATCTTTGACAAAACAATAATCTGTAAATAACCCTGAATAGCATCTAAGACATGTTTGATCCATCAGTTCTAACAATCGTGTTCTAATCATTTTATACAAAAGGAGAAATCAAAGACAAACTGGTTTGAGTTTTACATCAAAATGAATTTTAAAAACAGAAGCACAAACCCGATTCACATTCAGACCAGTCTACACAAATGTGCCATGTTACACTGAGAGCTTTCTGTGGTAAATCTGAGTTGAATTGAGAGTGGAGAGAAACTAACATTGATTATCTTCAGTTTTCTAGTTATGTACAGGATCATATAGAACCATTCTGCTAGGCAGTGTTAAGTCTGGAATTCAAACTGAATACCTCTACATTTCTCTATTGTTAGTGCAATGTGACGTCATCCATAACAATGATGTTGAGGTCCTCTGTCAGGACGAGCATGGTGCTAGTAATGCCAGGATGGTGGAGTCCATTCCAGGGACCACCCGTATGACAAATGTACGCACACAtgactaagtcactttggatGAAAGCATCTGCGAAGTATCTGAGATATTATATTATGGAATTAAACAATCGTAAAACAGAGTGATATTCTGTATGGATTCCAGACTAGGGCAATTCCAAATCCATCCCTAGCAAATCCTCCCTAGCCCCTCCATTTGCTCTGAAGGGGTTGGATAGGTGGAAGAAAAAAGGCAGAAACTCCATCCAGCCTATCAGAAATCAGAAGACAAGGTGAGTCACAAGTACCATATTGCATCCACATATCCAAACCCTTCAGATCTACAGGGGTGCCTAGGGAAGATGGCCTATAGGTTGATTTGGAATTTAGGGTGTCTCTcaattgtatatctatgagtcaTTGcgtcctctctcatctccttctcaAAATACATAGGAAGAGAAGATCCAAGGCAAGGAACCTCACATCTTGTGTTCCAATGAGTTTTGAGAAGGATGCAAGGAGAGAAGGTATGAGGAATCCAGAAAATACAATTGAGAttcacccagtgtgtgtgtgtatcagtggtcTTTGATATGGTCCTCCTCCTCCAGCTTGCGTATCTCTCCCTTCAGGAAGTTGATGGTCTCTCTGCTGGCCTTCAGTCTATCCTTCAGGTCTGTGATCTCCTGACTGGTCTTCTTCTTCGCTGCTTCCAGCTTCTCCCGCGTCCGCAGCTCCAGCTCCGCaactacagacacaggaaggGTCAGTCACCAGTGATACTGTCCACTCAGCACTGCACAGTGGTGTCACTGAACAATAAGGACAAAGACATTGGGTTTTATTGGCTGCCTTTACATAGGCAGTCCAATTCTGATCTTCATGGCAAAGGATCTGATCCGTCAAAAgaccaataattgggcaaaagattagaactgggctgcctgtgtaaacgcagccatcgACTTTTAATCTAAGCCTCTactgcagggttccccaactggcgacCAGCTGGTCACATTTGGCCTGCGGGTGGCTTTATTAGGCTCCCCAAGTTTCCTGAGCAATTatttttcattgttggacataaaagccTAACAACagcaggaaatcagctccaagtgattttcatTTGGGAAACGTGTTCAactattcccatgcataatagagtgATGTGATTACATACACATGTAAGCCAggtttgaaattatgttttagtcaaatattatatctgtttgggcttcttggaggtcaatttgcagtctacaaattatttgtaattatgttccgggcCTCTGATCAGCCTCTCaagaaaaaaatactttaaataaAATTGTCCAGTGGCTGGATCTAGTTGACGTCTATAATTAGAATTGAAACACATTTGCCTGACGAGAGTTAAAAAGGCATAGCTAGATACAGTAGTTACAATATACATCTACAGGTACTAAATGTACAGGTCTGTTACTGAACTGGATGGGAAAAGTGTGTGCTGCTCACACTCAGTCTCGTGCTTATAGGCCCCCAGGGTCAGCTGTCTAGAGGTGCTGAGGAGCTGCTGCATCATGGCTGTGGGGTCCTGGAAGATCTGACAGAGGAACAGGAAGGACAGAGAGTTGAGACGGGCTTCTCTGGTTTCTTTCCTCACCTTGCGTCACTTCACTTCTCATGTCCTCTTTGGTTCACtgtttgaaaaataaataaataaaatctctcACCATTTCATCATAGAATTCAGAGACCACCGTCTTCTTGGGCATGGCACTAGAGTCTGACTGGAAGAGCTTCAGTAGGTGGTAGAGAGTCACCTGTAGACAGACAGAGTATCATGTAACTGGGAGAAGTGTCacctgtagacagacagacagacagacagagtatcaAAAAAATAATGTAATTGTACAATGAAAATGTAGTTTCAAGTCCACTGTTATTAAGCTATTGTTTTACTATTTTAATGTGTCCTAATTTAGAAAAAGGTATTGTATTTTTTATCTTTCTCACCTTcctattattttattgtgttaagcACTCTGAAATTCATCCTCTGTTAAAAGGTGCTATATTAATCAAGTTGAATTTGAATGAGGTCCCTAAATGACACCGTAGAGCAGCACTCACCGGCCTCTCATTGGGGTCGATGAAAAACATCTTGATAATGATCTCAAACTCTCCCCAGCCCGTCTCTGTGATCTCGTACGGAGGCTTCGTCACCACTACAACGGATCACAAAGAGGTCACCGTGAGCCCTACATTCACGACAAATTACATCACTGTTAATACGTGGATACATTACAAGCTTGATTTTACCTCTGAGTGGATTCACATAACTTTCATGTAGCTTGAACTGTATTTTCTTCACATATGCAGACATATCCTGGAATATAATTGGGTCAGGTCAATACTGTGGTTATCCAATGAGACCTTGAAGTCAACACCATCCATTTTCCAAGATTACAGTTGAGTTTACCTCGTTTCTGTATGGTTTCACATACACAGACCATTGGTGAGTGTGTCCATCCTCCTCTCGCTTCTTTCCAAAATACCGAGCAACGTTTCCGAATACGATGGGTTTGACGATCGTAACACCCTGTGGAAAACAGACAATTGATGTTTTCTGCAACATCATGCAGATCAATGATGATAATAATATGGTGAACCGGCTAGCATAGATAGTAAGAAGTGATGCGGTTTGGTTGCCTGCCTTTCCAACCGCGTCTTCACG
This DNA window, taken from Salvelinus namaycush isolate Seneca chromosome 38, SaNama_1.0, whole genome shotgun sequence, encodes the following:
- the yeats4 gene encoding YEATS domain-containing protein 4 isoform X1, which produces MFKRMAEFGPDSGGRVKGVTIVKPIVFGNVARYFGKKREEDGHTHQWSVYVKPYRNEDMSAYVKKIQFKLHESYVNPLRVVTKPPYEITETGWGEFEIIIKMFFIDPNERPVTLYHLLKLFQSDSSAMPKKTVVSEFYDEMIFQDPTAMMQQLLSTSRQLTLGAYKHETECEQHTLFPSIAELELRTREKLEAAKKKTSQEITDLKDRLKASRETINFLKGEIRKLEEEDHIKDH
- the yeats4 gene encoding YEATS domain-containing protein 4 isoform X2, with amino-acid sequence MFKRMAEFGPDSGGRVKGVTIVKPIVFGNVARYFGKKREEDGHTHQWSVYVKPYRNEDMSAYVKKIQFKLHESYVNPLRVVTKPPYEITETGWGEFEIIIKMFFIDPNERPVTLYHLLKLFQSDSSAMPKKTVVSEFYDEMIFQDPTAMMQQLLSTSRQLTLGAYKHETEFAELELRTREKLEAAKKKTSQEITDLKDRLKASRETINFLKGEIRKLEEEDHIKDH